The window GAAGGATTCGGCGCGCTGCCAGGGCTCGGTGCGAAGGGCGAGATCGAGGGGCACGAGGTCCTCGTCGGCAACGCGCGTTTGTTCGCCGGACGCGGGATCGCCGTCCCCGACGACTTCACGGCGGAGGACGGCACCACGGCGATCCTCGTCGCGGTCGACGGCCGGGTCGCCGGGCAGTTGGCCATCCGGGACGTCGTGAAGCCGTCGGCACGAGCCGCCGTCGACGCCCTGCACGCGCTCGGCCTGCGGACCGTGCTCCTGACCGGCGACAACGAAGCCGCCGCCCGCGCGGTCGCGGACGAGATCGGCGTCTCCGACGTGCGTGCCGGCGTGCTGCCCGCGGAGAAGGCCGCGGTCATCGAGGAGTTGCGGGCCGGGGAGCGCGGGTCGCGATGGTCGGCGACGGGATCAACGACGGCCCGGCACTGGCCACCGCGGATCTCGGCATGGCGATGGCACAGGGCAGTGACATCGCGGTGCGCTCGGCCGACATGGTTCTGGTCCGTGAAGACCTGCGCGTGGTCCCCGACGCCATCCGGCTCGCCGACCGCACCCTGCGGATCATCCGGGGCAACCTGGCCTGGGCGTTCGGATACAACGTCGCCGCGATCCCGCTGGCGGCGCTCGGCCTGCTGAACCCGCTGATCGCCGGGGCGGCGATGTCGCTGTCCTCGGTGCTCGTCGTGTCCAACAGCCTCCGGCTCAAGGACTTCGGCCGGGCGGACCGACGCGCCGCGTGACACTTGCGGGTGGTTTTGTACCATCGCCCCTCGGGACAAGGGGGGCCTTCGTGAAGCCGTTGAACACCGGCGAACCCACCGGCGTGGGGCGCTACCGGGTGTTCGCCGCGCTCGGTGAGGGCGGGATGGGGCGGGTGCTGCTCGGGATCTCCGCCGACGGGCGCCTGGTCGCGATCAAGCAGGTCCACCCGGGTTTCGCGCACGACCCCGGCTTCCGCGAGCGGTTCCGGCGGGAGGTCGAAACGTCCCGCCTGGTGTCCGGTGCGTACACCGCACCGGTCATGGACGCCGACCCGAACGCGCCGACACCGTGGCTTGCGTCGGTGTTCGTGCCTGGGCCGGCGCTGTCGGACGCGGTCTCCGCCGGCGGTCCGCTGCCGCCGATGGCCGTCCGTCATCTCGCCGCCGGGCTCGCGCTGGCGCTGGGCGACATCCACCGTGCCGGGCTGATCCACCGCGATCTGAAGCCGAGCAATGTCATCCTCACCGGTGACGGTCCCCGGGTGATCGACTTCGGGATCGCGCGCGCCGTGGAAGGTGACTCCGAGCTCACGCATACCGGCGCGGTCATCGGTTCGCCCGGGTTCATGTCGCCGGAACAGGCCGAGGGGAAACCGCTGACCCCGGCGAGCGACATGTTCTCGTTCGGCGCGCTGCTGGTGATGGCCGCGACCGGACGCGGCCCCTTCACCGGGACGTCCACTCCGCACACCCTGTACAACGTCGTGCACCTCCAGCCCGACCTGCGGCAGCTGGCGCCGGAACTGCGGCAGCTCGTCGAGCCGTGCCTGGCGAAGAACCCGGCGGACCGGCCGTCGCCCGCCTGGGTGCTGGAGCGGCTGGGCCCGATCCCGCCGGTGACCAGCCCGTGGCCGCCGGTGGTGTCGCATCTCATCGAGACACAGCAGGCCGAGGTCCGGCGGCTGCTGAACCCGCCGCCGCCGAAACGATCCCGCCGCGGCCTGTATGCGGGACTGGCCGCGGCCGCCGTGGTGCTGCTGGCCGGTGGCACCGTCGCGGCGATCTCGCTGTCCGGGGACGACCCGCCGCCGGCCGCCATCGCGCCGAGTTCGTCACCGCAGCCGGACGAACCGGTCGCCACCCCGGTCAACCAGGACCCGCTCGGCCCGGACAACCTGCGCCGGGTCGACCTGTGCAAGGTGCTCGCGGGCCGGGACGTGCCGGGGTTCGGCAAGCTGAGCACGAAGATCGACATCCAGTTCGACTCGTGCACGTACGCCTCGCCCGCGGGCAAATGGCTGGAGCTGAGCGTCGGCGGTGACCTGGTCGAAGGCGAAGCCGGCGGCGAGTTGGAAGGTCTTCCGCTGCGGATCAAGGGCTCCGACGACTCGTGCGCGGTCGCCGTCCCGGTCAGCGGCCTGCCGAACACCAAACTCAGCGTCGACGTCAACTCGATGTCCACAAAGGATGAAGCGTGTTCGGTGGTGAAGGCCGCGCTCGCCGACGCCGTCAAGTGGATCCGCGCCGGAGGCCACGAACGGGAACTCCCGGCGGGCACCCTGGCTCCGCTGGACCCGTGCGCGCTGCTCGGCCCCGCGACCACGGACCGGCTGATCGGCCCCGTCGTCGAAACGATCCGCGAACACCTGCACCAATGCCGGTACGACGCGGCGGGGAACGTCCGCCTGGCCTTCGTGCGCGCGTACCCGCCCGCGCAATTAAAGGACTCGTACTACACGGAGACCGCCACCCTGGATCTCGGCGGTGCCAAGGTGTACCTGGCCAAGGTGGACGACGGGATCGCGCGTTCCACCTGCTCGCTGACCTGGCAGCATCGGTCCGTCAGCGAACGCGTCGGGGAGAACGTCGAGCTGACGGTCGGGACCAGTGGTACCAAGATGACCGCCGACGAAGCCTGCGAAAAGGCGAAGGGCTTCGCCGGGGCGCTGCTGCCGAAACTTCCGAAACCCTAGGGCTGACCAGTGAAACCGTTGAACCCCGGCGAACCCCGGCAGATCGGCCCGTACCGGATCATCGCTGAACTCGGTGAAGGCGGGATGGGCCGCGTCGTGCTCGGCCTCGCCCCGGACGGCAGGCTCGTCGCCGTCAAACAGCTGCACGCCCAGTTCGCGCACGATCCACGCTTCCGTGAACGGTTCCGGCGCGAGGTCGCCACGTCGCGGCTGGTCTCCGGCGCCTACACGGCCGCCGTCATGGACGCCGACGCGGAAGCGGAAACCCCTTGGCTCGCCTCGGTCTTCGTCACCGGACCGTCCTTGAAGGAGGCCGTGGACGGCGCCGGGCCGCTGCCCGTCGAGTCGGTGCGGCTGCTGGCGTCCGGGCTCGCCGCGGCACTGACCGAGATCCACCGTGCCGGGCTGATCCACCGGGATCTCAAGCCCAGCAACATCATCCTGACGAGTGACGGCCCCAGGGTGATCGACTTCGGCATCGCGCGGGCGGCCGAGGACGCGCAGGATCTCACCGGGACCGGTGCGATCATCGGGTCGCCCGCCTTCATGTCCCCGGAACAGGCGGGCAGCGGGCAGATCACCGGCGCGAGCGACGTGTTCTCCCTCGGCGCGATCCTGGTCATGGCCGCGACCGGCCGGGGCCCCTTCACCGGCCCGACCGCGCCGCAGACCCTGTATAACGTCGTGCACGCCGCAGCGGATCTCAGCGCCGTCCCGGACGAGATCCGGCGGATCGCCGAGCCCTGTCTGGCCAAGGATCCCGCGCGACGGCCGACTCCGGAGCAGATCCTCGACTTCCTCGGCCCCGTGCCGCCGGGCTCGGCGCCCTGGCCGCCCGCCGTGCACGCCCGGATCCGGCACCAGGACGCGGAAGTTCGCTCGGTGCTGGCCCTGCCGCTGCCGATCTGGCGTCCGCCGCCCAAGAAGATGGCGCCGCGCACGAAGAAGATCCTGTTCGGCTCGCTCGCCGCGGTCGTCCTGCTCGTCGTTTCGGGGATGGTCGCGCTCGGCCTCACCATCGCCGACTACGCCAAACCGGAGAACCCCGGGACGACCTCGTTGTCGGTGAGCGAGGCGCTCGGCGCGGAACGCCTGCGCCTGGTGGATCCGTGCAAGGTGCTCGCGGGCCGGTTCGTGCCGGAGTTCGGCACCCTGAAACCGGAGACGGGCCCGATCTACCCGGCTCGCTGCAAGTACACCGGTCTCAAGGGCGTCAGCTTCGAGTTGCGGCTCGGCGAAGGCGTGTCCGCCAGCAGTCTCGAACGGACCGACCGCACGGCGGAGGGACTTCCGTTGCTGCGCAGCACGATCAGCGGCGGATGCGACTCGGTCGCCCAGCTGCCGGCGGACCGGCGGCTCGGCGTCGTCGTCTCCCATTCGAGCCGGGAAGGCAACCCCTGCAAGGCCGCCGACGACATGCTGACCGCCGCGCTCACCCGGCTGCGCACGCACGAGGTCGACCGCGCGGGTGAACCGGCGAGCCTTCTCCCGCTCGACCCGTGCACGATCGCCGATCCGGCGGTGCTCGACAAGACCATGCCCAACGCTCAGTCCGCCCCGCGGACGTTGCGGATCTGCGAGTGGCTGGGCGGCGGGGAGACTCTGACCATCGAATTGCAGCGAGGTTCTTACGCGCCGGAGGGTTCGCCGGTCGACCTCGGCAGCGGTGTCACCGGCGACATGCGGGAGTTCGGCGGCTCGAACTGCGCCGTCACCTGGCAGCATCGCCCGCTGCCGGACCGCGAAGCCGAACACGTCGCCGTTCGCCTGCTGGGCCGCGAGGGCGGCGGAAGCCCGTGCGACCGGGCGAAGGAGATCGCGGGCTCGATCGCCTCGCGGCTGCCGAAGCCTTGAGCTTCGCGGAAAGGGGAACCCCTGTGACGGCCCGGAAACGGGGTCCGCTAAGCTATCGCCAGTACGAACGAAACGCCACGCGCGTTTAGCTCAGCGGGAGAGCGCTTCCCTGACACGGAAGAGGTCACTGGTTCAATCCCAGTATCGCGCACCAGGTTCGCTTCCCCGGTGAACCGAAGTTCGTACCGCGGGCGATTAGCTCAGGGGGAGAGCGCTTCGTTCACACCGAAGAGGTCACTGGTTCGATCCCAGTATCGCCCACCGCAGTGAAGGCCCCACCCGGCGAGGGTGGGGCCTTTTCGCGTCTCGTGAGCTGGTCGGGCAGCTGCACACGTAATGAGGCCTGGAGCGCGCGGTGATGTCGCGGCCGCGGCCCCGGTCGACGTTGCGAAAGCCACTTTCGCAACCCCTTCCTCAAGCGGGCAACGAGCCCGGAAGCCTCAATGCCTCGATCATCGGCGTCAGCGTCTCCATGGTCGCGGCGAGGTCGGCCTCCGGGTCGGGGGAGTGGGCGAGCCAGACGGCGGCCTCGTTCATCGCGCCGGAAAGCAGGCGTACCAACGGTTCGACGGGCCGCTTCGCCAGGACGCCCTCGGTCATCAGCTCGGTCAGGGCTTCGGCGAGGTGGCGGGCGGACGACTCCGCGTCCAGTTCGCGCCAGTCCTGCCAGCCGACCACGGAAGGACCGTCGAGCAGCATGATCTGCTGGGTCTCCGGATCGGTCGCCGCGGTGAGGAACGTGCGGCAGCCGGCGAGTAGCCCGGCCCACGAATCCGGCGCGGCGTCCGCGGCCCGCGCGATCTGTTCGCCGACGTCGTGCTGCACGACGCCCAGCACGTGCCGGAACAGTTCCGCCTTGCTGCTGAAGTGGTGGTAGAGCGCGCCTTTGCTCACGCCCGCGGTCTGCGCGATGGTCTCCAGCCCGACCTTGCCGTAGCCGTGCTCGGCGAACAGCCGCCGGGCGGTGGCGGTCAACGCCTCCATCGTCTCTTCGCGTTGCTGCTGCTTCGTGCGGGCCATGGCCCGCATCTTGACATACCGACCGTCGGTTGGCTAACTTCAAAAAAACAAACCGACGGTCGGTATTGTTCGCGAGCAAGGTGGCATCATGCGTCTGACCAGCTTCTACCCCGTTCTCATGACCGAGAAGATCGCCGAGACACGGGACTTCTACCGCGACCACTTCGGCTTCGAGCTCACCTTCGAGGCCGACTGGTACGTCAGCCTCAAACGCGGTGACTGGGAACTGGCGATCCTCGCCTCCGGGCACGACACCATTCCCGCCGGAGCGGGTGAACCGTGCAGGGACTCTTGCTGAACTTCGAGGTCGAAGACGTCGACGCCGAGCACCGGCGGCTGGTCGTGGACGCGGGGCTGCCCGAGGCGCTTTCCCTGCGGAGCGAGGACTTCGGGCAGCGGCACTTCATCGTCGCCGACCCCAACGGCGTGCTGATCGACGTGATCCAGGAGATTCCGCCGACCGGGGACTTCGCCGGGCAGTTCACCGACGAGGCGCGCCCGCGCTGACGACGACGGCCACCACGAACAGTCCACAAGCGACAGCCGCCGACACTTGCAGCCCTGTGGTGCAGGCGGCCTTCGCGGCATCGTGCAATTCGCCGGCTAATCGCGAGGAGAGACCCGACGTGGCTGTCTCTGCCTGAGCCGGTCCCGACAGAGCGAGCAACCGCGCCTGTTCCGGCACGCCGGACGGGACGGCCAAGTGCCCCGCGTACACCGCGGCGGCCAGGGAGCCGAACACCGTCGTCCCGAAGCCGGCGCCCAGTTCGTAGCCCGTCTTCTCGACCGCGGCGGCGCCGCCTGCCTGGTCCGCCGAGGTCGCCGAAAGCAGGGTGTCGGTGCTCGACGTGAGCGCGAGCGCCATCCCCAGGCCCAGCCCGGTCAGCCCGGCACCCAGCAGTACCGGTGACGTCAGCGCGGCCGGCCCCGCCGCCGGGACCAGCAACGACACCGCCGCGACGGTGAACCCGGCCGTGCGGACCCGGGCGTTGCCGAAGCGTCCCAGCATCGACGGGGTCACGACACTGCCGACTGCCGAAGCGCCCAGCACCAGGAGCAACCGGCCCGCCGCCGCGGTGGGCGAAAGCCCGAGCACCACCTGCAGGTACTGGGCGAACAGCAGACCGAGCCCGACGAGTGTGCTCATCACCAGCAGCACCCCGCCCACCGCGGCCCGCACGCCCGGCCGCCGGAACAGGGTGAGGTCCAGCAGCGGCGGATCGGTCCGGCGCTGGCGGCGCAGGAACAGTCCGATGAGGACACAGCCGGTCACGCCGGAGGCGACGGCGGTGGGCCACGCGCCCGGATGCCCGACGGCGAAAGCGACCCCGAGGACACCGCCCGCGGCGAGGGTGGCGCTGAGCGCGTCCCACGAGCCCCGGCCCGGCGGATTCCGGGGAAGCCACCGCAGCGCCAGCACCACCGCCGCCAGGATCACCGGCGGATTCAGCAGGAACGTCGCACGCCAGCCCCACGCCTCGACGAGCACTCCGCCGAGGATCGGCCCGAACACCGATCCGGTGCCGGCGATCCCGCTGCACACCGCGATCGCCGTGCGGCGAGGCCGCTGCTCCGGGAACAGTTCGCGCAGCAGCGACATCGTCACCGGCATGATCATCGCGCCGCCACAGCCGAGCAACGCGCGGAACGCCAGCAATGCCGGGACGTTCGGCGCGAACGCGCAGCCGAGCGACGCGAGCCCGAACACGACGTACCCGGCGACCAGCACGCGACGCCGTCCGTACCGGTCACCGAGGGTGCCGAACGGCAGCAGGAGCGGCGCGGCGGTCAGCGGGTAGATCGCCACGATCCACACCTGAGCCGACGCGCCGGGCCGCAACTGCCGGACGAGGTCGGGCAACGCGACGTGCAGCACGGTCGCGTCGACCGCCACGAGGAAGAGCCCGGCGCCGAGTATCGCCAGCAGCGGCCAGGCGCGGTCGACCGCTCGCTCGGCCCGGGCCGTGGTCACAGGAGTCCCGTCAGATGCCTCGCCACGACATCGACGCAGGGCGGGTCGACGACCGACAGGTGATGCGCCTCGACCGGCACGATCTCCAGTCCCGGGCACAGCTCCGCCCAGCCCGCCGCGAGATCCGTGCGCGAGTATCGGGGTTCCATCGCCAGCCCGGCCGCGTACTGTTCGGTCGCCCGGTAGAGCACGACCCGCCCGTCGTAACGGCGGGGCGTACCGCGTTCGGCCGCCAGTGTGTCCAAAAAGGACTGACGCTGGTGCCGGAGCACGCCGGGGCTGAGCAAGCCGGCCTCGGCGACGCGCTGCATGGTGAGCTCGATCTGCTGCTCTTCGGGCAGCGGCGCCAGCTCCTCGTGGCCTAGCCGCACTTCGCGGCCGTAGGTGCCCTCGACATAGCCGGTGAACCGCAGGAACCGCCGGGCGGACGACGCCCTCGGGTCGAGGTCCGGCTCCGGGAGCGGGAGCATGGTGTCGATCAGCGCGACCAACTCGACCTCTTCCCCTTCCTCGGCGAGCCGCGCGGCGACGCCGTAGGCCAGCGCCCCGCCGAACGACCATCCCGCCAGCCGGTACGGCCGGTCGCGGCGCTGTTCCCGTACCAGCGGCAGCAACCGCTCGACACGGTCCTCGATGCTGACCCCGGGAACGCGTTCGAACCCGACGCACGGCACCGAGGTGGGCAGCCGGTCCAGCAGCGGCCGGTACACGGTGCAGGTACTGCCGCCGGGGTGGAACAGCAGCAGAGGCGCGACTCCCGCTTCGCCGGGAGCGAGGAGGTGCACCGGACCCCGCTCCTCCCTCGTGTCGAGGATGGCGCGAGCGACGTCGGCGATCGCCGCGAGCGAGTCGTGCCGTCGGAGTTCGGCGGCGGTGACAGGGGTGTCGAGTTCGGTGCTGAGCCCTTCGGCGAGCAGTTCGGCCAGCCGGTCGGGTGTGCCGGTCTCGGTCAGCCGAACGTGCGTGCCGGTCGCCTCGATCCCGGTGTGCTCCTGCCACAGACGTAAGACCAGGCGATCCGCCGCGTCCCAGGCGCGACCCCGGGACGGCAGTGGTTCCTCGTTCTCCCTGGGGGCGAGATCGCGGCTGAGATCGGCGAGGGTGGCGCCGCGGAGCACCTTGACAGCGTCGGGTTCCGTACCGAACTCCCGGCGGACGGTCTCCTTGATCCGGTTCGCCATCAGGGAATCCAGCCCGAGTTCCACCAGCGGGACGTCGGCGTCGAGGCGGTCGGGACGCAGCCCCATGACGGCGGCGACGATCTCCGTCAGCCGGTCGCCGCCGGCGGTCGGCACCGGTTCGGGGTCCGGTGTCCGTGCCGCGAACGACGGCGGTTCCTCGGCGGTGGTGTACCAGTGGCGTTCGTGCCGCCACGGCATCGGCGGGACGTCGACCAGCCGGGCACCGTCGCCGGGATCGGCTGTCGTGATGCGGGTGCCCGCGCAGTACAACTCGGCCGCGGCGGCGCCCAGCGTGCGGACCTCGTCCTGGCCTCGGCGCAGGGTTCCGGTGACGAGGGCGTCTTGGACGCCCTCGGCTTCGAGCGTCCTCGCCACCGA of the Amycolatopsis lurida genome contains:
- a CDS encoding serine/threonine-protein kinase; this encodes MKPLNTGEPTGVGRYRVFAALGEGGMGRVLLGISADGRLVAIKQVHPGFAHDPGFRERFRREVETSRLVSGAYTAPVMDADPNAPTPWLASVFVPGPALSDAVSAGGPLPPMAVRHLAAGLALALGDIHRAGLIHRDLKPSNVILTGDGPRVIDFGIARAVEGDSELTHTGAVIGSPGFMSPEQAEGKPLTPASDMFSFGALLVMAATGRGPFTGTSTPHTLYNVVHLQPDLRQLAPELRQLVEPCLAKNPADRPSPAWVLERLGPIPPVTSPWPPVVSHLIETQQAEVRRLLNPPPPKRSRRGLYAGLAAAAVVLLAGGTVAAISLSGDDPPPAAIAPSSSPQPDEPVATPVNQDPLGPDNLRRVDLCKVLAGRDVPGFGKLSTKIDIQFDSCTYASPAGKWLELSVGGDLVEGEAGGELEGLPLRIKGSDDSCAVAVPVSGLPNTKLSVDVNSMSTKDEACSVVKAALADAVKWIRAGGHERELPAGTLAPLDPCALLGPATTDRLIGPVVETIREHLHQCRYDAAGNVRLAFVRAYPPAQLKDSYYTETATLDLGGAKVYLAKVDDGIARSTCSLTWQHRSVSERVGENVELTVGTSGTKMTADEACEKAKGFAGALLPKLPKP
- a CDS encoding TetR/AcrR family transcriptional regulator, producing the protein MARTKQQQREETMEALTATARRLFAEHGYGKVGLETIAQTAGVSKGALYHHFSSKAELFRHVLGVVQHDVGEQIARAADAAPDSWAGLLAGCRTFLTAATDPETQQIMLLDGPSVVGWQDWRELDAESSARHLAEALTELMTEGVLAKRPVEPLVRLLSGAMNEAAVWLAHSPDPEADLAATMETLTPMIEALRLPGSLPA
- a CDS encoding serine/threonine-protein kinase, whose amino-acid sequence is MKPLNPGEPRQIGPYRIIAELGEGGMGRVVLGLAPDGRLVAVKQLHAQFAHDPRFRERFRREVATSRLVSGAYTAAVMDADAEAETPWLASVFVTGPSLKEAVDGAGPLPVESVRLLASGLAAALTEIHRAGLIHRDLKPSNIILTSDGPRVIDFGIARAAEDAQDLTGTGAIIGSPAFMSPEQAGSGQITGASDVFSLGAILVMAATGRGPFTGPTAPQTLYNVVHAAADLSAVPDEIRRIAEPCLAKDPARRPTPEQILDFLGPVPPGSAPWPPAVHARIRHQDAEVRSVLALPLPIWRPPPKKMAPRTKKILFGSLAAVVLLVVSGMVALGLTIADYAKPENPGTTSLSVSEALGAERLRLVDPCKVLAGRFVPEFGTLKPETGPIYPARCKYTGLKGVSFELRLGEGVSASSLERTDRTAEGLPLLRSTISGGCDSVAQLPADRRLGVVVSHSSREGNPCKAADDMLTAALTRLRTHEVDRAGEPASLLPLDPCTIADPAVLDKTMPNAQSAPRTLRICEWLGGGETLTIELQRGSYAPEGSPVDLGSGVTGDMREFGGSNCAVTWQHRPLPDREAEHVAVRLLGREGGGSPCDRAKEIAGSIASRLPKP
- a CDS encoding MFS transporter, which encodes MTTARAERAVDRAWPLLAILGAGLFLVAVDATVLHVALPDLVRQLRPGASAQVWIVAIYPLTAAPLLLPFGTLGDRYGRRRVLVAGYVVFGLASLGCAFAPNVPALLAFRALLGCGGAMIMPVTMSLLRELFPEQRPRRTAIAVCSGIAGTGSVFGPILGGVLVEAWGWRATFLLNPPVILAAVVLALRWLPRNPPGRGSWDALSATLAAGGVLGVAFAVGHPGAWPTAVASGVTGCVLIGLFLRRQRRTDPPLLDLTLFRRPGVRAAVGGVLLVMSTLVGLGLLFAQYLQVVLGLSPTAAAGRLLLVLGASAVGSVVTPSMLGRFGNARVRTAGFTVAAVSLLVPAAGPAALTSPVLLGAGLTGLGLGMALALTSSTDTLLSATSADQAGGAAAVEKTGYELGAGFGTTVFGSLAAAVYAGHLAVPSGVPEQARLLALSGPAQAETATSGLSSRLAGELHDAAKAACTTGLQVSAAVACGLFVVAVVVSAGAPRR
- a CDS encoding VOC family protein, with the protein product MRLTSFYPVLMTEKIAETRDFYRDHFGFELTFEADWYVSLKRGDWELAILASGHDTIPAGAGEPCRDSC